One segment of Brassica napus chloroplast, complete genome DNA contains the following:
- the rps15 gene encoding ribosomal protein S15 yields MIKNTFISFQEKKEESKGSVEFQVVSFTNKIRRLTSHLELHRKDYLSQRGLRKILGKRQRLLAYLSKKNRVRYKELINQLNIRELKTR; encoded by the coding sequence ATGATAAAAAATACATTCATTTCATTTCAAGAAAAAAAAGAAGAAAGCAAGGGATCTGTTGAATTTCAAGTAGTCAGTTTCACTAATAAGATACGAAGACTTACTTCACATTTGGAATTGCACAGAAAAGATTATTTATCTCAGAGAGGTCTACGAAAAATTCTGGGAAAACGTCAACGACTGCTGGCTTATTTGTCAAAAAAAAATAGAGTACGTTATAAAGAATTAATTAATCAGTTGAATATTCGGGAATTAAAAACTCGTTAA
- the ndhH gene encoding NADH dehydrogenase subunit 7, with the protein MKRPVTGKDLMIVNMGPHHPSMHGVLRLIVTLDGEDVVDCEPILGYLHRGMEKIAENRAIIQYLPYVTRWDYLATMFTEAITVNGPEQLGNIQVPKRASYIRVIMLELSRIASHLLWLGPFMADIGAQTPFFYIFREREFVYDLFEAATGMRMMHNFFRIGGIAADLPYGWIDKCLDFCDYFLTEVVEYQKLITRNPIFLERVEGVGIIGGEEAINWGLSGPMLRASGIPWDLRKVDRYESYDEFEWEIQWQKQGDSLARYLVRLSEMTESIKIIQQALEGLPGGPYENLESRGFDKKRNPEWNDFEYRFISKKPSPTFELSKQELYVRVEAPKGELGIFLIGDQSGFPWRWKIRPPGFINLQILPELVKRMKLADIMTILGSIDIIMGEVDR; encoded by the coding sequence ATGAAGAGACCAGTTACAGGAAAAGATCTTATGATAGTCAATATGGGACCTCACCACCCATCCATGCACGGTGTTCTTCGCTTAATTGTTACTCTAGACGGTGAGGATGTTGTTGATTGTGAACCCATATTGGGTTATTTACACAGAGGAATGGAAAAAATTGCAGAAAACCGAGCAATTATACAATATTTACCTTATGTAACGCGGTGGGATTATTTAGCTACTATGTTTACAGAAGCAATAACAGTAAACGGACCCGAACAATTAGGAAATATTCAAGTTCCTAAAAGAGCCAGCTATATCAGAGTAATTATGCTAGAATTGAGTCGTATAGCTTCTCATCTGTTATGGCTTGGCCCTTTTATGGCAGATATTGGGGCACAGACTCCCTTTTTCTATATTTTCAGAGAACGAGAATTTGTATATGATCTATTCGAAGCTGCCACCGGTATGAGAATGATGCATAATTTTTTTCGTATTGGAGGAATAGCGGCGGATTTACCTTATGGTTGGATAGATAAATGCTTGGATTTTTGTGATTATTTTTTAACAGAGGTTGTTGAATATCAAAAACTTATTACACGAAATCCTATTTTTTTAGAACGAGTTGAAGGCGTTGGGATTATTGGTGGGGAAGAAGCAATAAATTGGGGTTTATCCGGACCAATGTTACGCGCATCCGGAATACCATGGGATCTTCGTAAAGTTGATCGTTATGAGTCTTACGATGAATTTGAATGGGAAATTCAGTGGCAAAAACAAGGAGATTCATTAGCTCGTTATTTAGTACGACTTAGCGAAATGACAGAATCCATCAAAATTATTCAACAGGCTCTGGAAGGACTTCCGGGGGGTCCCTATGAAAATTTAGAAAGCAGAGGCTTTGATAAAAAAAGGAATCCAGAGTGGAATGATTTTGAATATCGATTCATTAGTAAAAAACCTTCCCCTACTTTTGAATTATCGAAACAAGAACTTTACGTAAGAGTTGAAGCTCCAAAAGGGGAATTGGGAATTTTTCTCATAGGAGATCAAAGTGGTTTTCCTTGGAGATGGAAAATCCGACCGCCGGGTTTTATTAATTTGCAAATTCTTCCTGAACTAGTTAAAAGAATGAAATTGGCTGATATTATGACGATACTCGGTAGCATAGATATAATTATGGGAGAAGTTGATCGTTAA